In one window of Porites lutea chromosome 8, jaPorLute2.1, whole genome shotgun sequence DNA:
- the LOC140945307 gene encoding uncharacterized protein: MPFKCFHQAGQLMAHERCNPGEKHYECKQCGKCLSDAGSLKRHYKVHTGEKPYECKQCGKCFREAGSLKRHNKCDKCFSEAGNLRIHERVHNEIKRYECTQCGKRFIQVGNLQKHNRVHTGEKPYECNHCGKSFNQPEGLKKHNTVHIAEKLNECKQCGKCFRDAGHLRRHKRVHTGEKPHKCKHCGKCFSLAENLKKHQRVHTGEKPYECKRCGKCFSEAGSLKKHERVPHLINVSTVPRALVKEEP, encoded by the exons ATGCCCTTCAAGTGTTTTCACCAAGCAGGGCAGCTAATGGCCCATGAAAGATGTAACCCTGGGGAGAAGcattatgaatgtaaacagtgtggcaagtgtttgaGCGATGCAGGAAGCTTAAAAAGACATTACaaagttcacactggggaaaagccttatgaatgtaaacagtgcgGCAAATGTTTTCGCGAAGCAGGAAGCTTAAAGAGACATAATAAA tgcgacaagtgttttagtgaagcaggaaacctaaggattcatgaaagagttcacaacGAGATAAAGCGTTATGAATGTACACAGTGTGGAAAGCGTTTTATCCAAGTAGGAAACTTACAGAAACACAacagagttcacactggggaaaagccttatgaatgtaatcACTGTGGCAAGTCTTTTAACCAACCAGAAGGCTTAAAGAAACATAACACTGTTCACATTGCAGAAAAGCTTAATGAATGTaagcagtgtggcaagtgttttagggATGCAGGACACCTAAGAAGACataaaagagttcacactggggaaaagcctcaTAAGTGTAAACactgtggcaagtgttttagcctagcagaaaacttaaagaaacatcaaagagttcacactggggaaaagccttatgaatgtaaacggTGTGGAAAGTGTTTTAGCGAAGCAGGAAGCTTAAAGAAACATGAAAGAGTTCCACACCTTATCAATGTAAGCACTGTACCAAGAGCCTTAGTAAAGGAGGAACCTTGA